A genomic segment from Diospyros lotus cultivar Yz01 chromosome 5, ASM1463336v1, whole genome shotgun sequence encodes:
- the LOC127801701 gene encoding protein REDUCED CHLOROPLAST COVERAGE 1: MAPKNGRGKMKGEKKKKEEKVLPVVIDITVNLPDETHVILKGISTDRIIDVRRLLSVNTMTCSITNFSLSHEVRGPQLKDTADVAALKPCLLTLVEEDYDEESATAHVRRLLDIVACTTSFGPSAIKDSKAESGKNSRVGQDAKAEKKSGKSPANNRRSSPTPPSPPSQSPKEAPAEGDAEISDSCPKLGSFYEFFSLSHLTPPLQFIRRSARQQDDEILVDDHLFSLEVKLCNGKLVTVEACSKGFYSVGKQRILSHNLVDLLRQLSRAFDNAYNDLMKAFLERNKFGNLPYGFRANTWLTPPIAAQSPSIFPSLPVEDPTWGGYGGGLGRDGKSDLFPWAKEFGSLSSMPCKTAEERQIRDRKAFLLHSLFVDVSIFRAISAVQQVIGKSEFIHTTVDNEIIHTERVGDLSIVVMKDSPNASSKVDTKIDGIQAIGSDQKNIVERNLLKGVTADENSAAQDVATLGVVNVRYCGYIAVVKVEGRLNIETATPLQNLEFLNQPEGGANALNINSLRLLLHKREASDHVKSLPHSYTLECEELNSSQIFVERLLEKSLAKLQEEEAIGDVFVRWELGACWIQHLQDQKNTEKDKKPSSEKPKKEMNVEGLGTHLRSLKNSKKYSDGSNMKPEYENSKCATTVVNGGNENAVPPLTFQQVTNASENEIALRRLLSDAAFTRLKESETGLHCKSVQELIDLSQNYYNEVALPKLVADFGSLELSPVDGRTLTDFMHTRGLRMRSLGQVVKLSEKLSHVQSLCIHEMIVRAFKHILQAVIAAVGNTDEMAAAIAAALNLMLGVPENEQFNESCNVHSLVWRWLEEFLKKRYEWNLSGFNYKDVRKFAILRGLCHKVGIEMVPRDYDMNSPDPFRKIDIVGLVPVHKQAACSSADGRQLLESSKTALDKGKLEDAVSYGAKALAKLVAVCGPYHRMTAGAYSLLAVVLYHTGDFNQATIYQQKALDINERELGLDHPDTMKSYGDLAVFYYRLQHTELALQYVKRALYLLHLTCGPSHPNTAATYINVAMMEEGLGNVHVALRYLHKALKCNQRLLGPDHIQTAASYHAIAIALSLMEAYPLSVQHEQTTLQILRAKLGPDDLRTQDAAAWLEYFESKAFEQQEAARNGTRKPDASIASKGHLSVSDLLDYINPSHDAKGKDSVGIKRKTYIMKMKAKSDQNLSFVSSEESQKDASDEKLIPEPEGDTNMNGETTYPPVKITEPVYEETTEKNLVEFIQPVEEEVAVEKPIVASDVLTEVHAEGDDGWQPVQRPRSAGSYGRRIRQRRATVSKVYGYQKKDVLSESDYARLKSNYQNTKYYLIKKRTVSPGIYADYHTAKSTSPSTKFGRRVVKAVTYRVKSVPSSTKDTVIEAHRNGGKVSKSLSETISVAAPKEVGQISQKSSIVSLGKSPSYKEVALAPPGTIPMLQVRESQNDNPDNKELGVEHGFDENEAKGNVDIKAEAENVKEDKFVLNSKSDSSDGVEEIVGKTEETKSNHVTWDEHPEIEAAIVEESPSAEMVNSSCVELDQVVQSSIQTDDMPNLIDASNIELCENDPSSSSKPEDTSVSTLQVGETLKERSLISCSDDTREFPIKKLSASAAPFSPSITVARAAPVALNISLSSGPAAVPAVGPWQLNMTVHPGPPTVLPTVNPMCSSPHRPYPSPPPTPNMIQTMPFLYPPYTQPPSTTFPMTSSPFHSNHFAWQRSIPNEYMPRPIWPGCHGMEFSVSPTVVEPIADPIPQIKEQFDNSESLSLAPNLPVDIANGDKAKKELNLPALEAVDNGNDVASVRSNNEKENGNSNSNIVLSSGNQLDQFNTLNESGSSCSNQASSPPWKIDGEKMVTILIRGRRNKKQTLRMPISLLKRPYSSQPFKVVCSRVVRESESLKSGSFSSNKNNTASAM, from the exons GTCATAGACATAACTGTAAACCTTCCGGACGAGACTCATGTTATTTTAAAG ggaATATCAACGGACAGGATTATAGACGTTCGCCGGCTATTATCTGTCAATACAATGACCTGCAGTATCACCAATTTTTCATTATCCCACGAG GTCAGAGGGCCCCAGTTGAAGGATACGGCCGACGTTGCCGCACTGAAGCCTTGCCTTCTCACCCTAGTTGAAG AGGACTACGACGAGGAGAGCGCGACAGCGCACGTTAGAAGGCTGCTGGACATCGTGGCCTGCACGACGAGCTTCGGCCCGTCGGCGATCAAGGATTCGAAGGCCGAGTCTGGCAAGAATTCGCGGGTTGGGCAGGATGCCAAGGCGGAGAAGAAGTCCGGCAAGTCTCCGGCCAACAACCGGCGGTCATCGCCTACTCCTCCTTCGCCGCCGTCGCAGTCTCCGAAAGAAGCACCGGCTGAAGGAGACGCAGAGATAAGTGATTCATGCCCCAAGCTCGGTAGCTTCTACGAATTCTTCTCGCTTTCTCATCTCACGCCGCCTCTCCAat TTATAAGAAGATCAGCAAGACAACAGGATGATGAGATTTTAGTGGATGATCATCTTTTCTCCCTTGAA GTGAAACTTTGCAATGGAAAGCTGGTTACTGTTGAAGCTTGCAGTAAAGGATTCTACAGTGTTGGGAAGCAACGGATTCTTTCTCACAACCTTGTTGATTTGTTACGGCAACTTAGTAGAGCTTTTGATAAT GCCTACAATGATCTCATGAAAGCATTCTTAGAACGAAACAAG TTTGGGAATCTTCCTTATGGCTTCAGAGCCAACACATGGCTCACTCCTCCAATTGCTGCACAGTCACCATCGATATTCCCTTCACTCCCTGTGGAGGATCCAACATGGGGAGGTTATGGGGGTGGTCTGGGAAGAGATGGAAAAAGCGATCTATTTCCTTGGGCTAAAGAGTTTGGTTCTCTTTCATCTATGCCTTGCAAGACAGCCGAGGAAAGACAGATCAGAGATAGAAAAGCTTTCCTTCTTCACAGCCTTTTTGTAGATGTTTCCATTTTCAGAGCAATTTCAGCTGTGCAGCAAGTAATAGGGAAGTCTGAGTTTATTCATACAACTGTAGACAATGAAATTATTCATACTGAGAGAGTAGGGGACTTAAGCATTGTTGTCATGAAAGATTCTCCAAATGCAAGTTCTAAAGTAGATACCAAGATTGATGGAATTCAAGCAATTGGATCAGATCAAAAGAATATAGTAGAAAGAAACCTTCTGAAAGGAGTCACTGCAGATGAAAACAGTGCTGCCCAG GACGTTGCTACTCTTGGTGTTGTTAATGTGAGATATTGTGGTTACATTGCGGTGGTTAAAGTTGAGGGAAGACTGAATATTGAAACAGCTACCCCATTGCAAAACCTTGAATTTCTCAATCAGCCAGAAGGTGGTGCCAATGCTCTCAACATTAACAG TTTAAGATTGCTGCTTCACAAGAGAGAAGCTTCTGATCATGTCAAATCATTACCACATTCATACACTTTGGAATGTGAAGAGCTcaattcttctcaaatttttgtgGAGAGGTTGCTGGAGAAGAGTCTTGCTAAGCTTCAGGAAGAGGAGGCAATAGGGGATGTATTTGTGAGGTGGGAACTTGGAGCCTGCTGGATACAGCATCTGCAAGATCAGAAAAACACGGAGAAGGATAAGAAACCATCTAGTGAGAAGCCCAAAAAAGAGATGAATGTTGAGGGACTTGGAACACATCTTAGATCCCTCAAGAATAGCAAGAAGTATTCTGATGGAAGTAACATGAAACCAGAGTATGAGAATTCAAAGTGTGCTACTACTGTTGTCAATGGGGGAAATGAAAATGCCGTCCCACCTTTAACATTTCAACAAGTGACGAATGCTAGTGAAAATGAAATTGCCCTAAGGAGGTTGTTGTCTGATGCTGCTTTTACGCGTTTAAAAGAATCAGAAACTGGTCTTCATTGCAAG TCTGTGCAAGAGCTAATTGACTTGTCCCAGAACTATTATAATGAGGTTGCTCTTCCAAAACTG GTTGCAGATTTTGGTTCCTTGGAACTCTCACCTGTTGATGGTCGAACTCTGACTGATTTCATGCATACCAGAGGTCTTCGAATGCGTTCCCTGGGACAAGTC GTTAAGCTTTCAGAAAAGTTATCACATGTACAGTCTCTCTGTATTCATGAGATGATTGTACGAGCTTTTAAGCACATTCTACAGGCAGTGATTGCTGCTGTTGGTAATACTGATGAAATGGCTGCTGCAATTGCTGCTGCATTAAACCTGATGCTTGGAGTCCCTGAAAATGAGCAATTCAATGAATCCTGCAATGTCCATTCTCTTGTCTGGAGATGGCTggaagaatttttaaagaagagATATGAGTGGAATCTCAGTGGCTTTAACTACAAAGATGTGAGGAAATTTGCAATTCTCCGTGGGTTATGCCACAAG GTGGGTATTGAGATGGTTCCAAGAGACTATGACATGAATTCTCCAGACCCTTTCAGGAAAATAGACATTGTTGGCCTAGTACCAGTGCATAAG CAAGCAGCATGTTCATCTGCTGATGGACGACAACtcttggaatcatcaaaaacaGCTTTAGATAAGGGAAAACTTGAAGATGCAGTCAGTTACGGGGCAAAG GCTCTTGCAAAGCTGGTAGCAGTTTGTGGTCCTTACCATCGAATGACGGCAGGAGCATATAGCCTTCTTGCTGTAGTTTTATATCACACAGGAGACTTCAATCAg GCCACAATTTATCAGCAAAAAGCCTTGGATATTAACGAGAGGGAATTGGGACTTGATCATCCAGATACAATGAAGAGCTATGGGGATCTTGCTGTGTTCTACTACAGACTTCAGCATACGGAGCTGGCTCTTCA ATATGTAAAACGTGCACTCTATCTATTACATCTCACATGCGGCCCATCACATCCCAACACTGCTGCAACATACATTAACGTGGCTATGATGGAGGAAGGCTTGGGAAATGTGCATGTTGCTCTCAGATATCTCCACAAAGCTCTAAAGTGTAACCAAAGGTTACTTGGCCCAGACCATATTCAG ACTGCAGCGAGTTACCATGCTATAGCAATTGCACTCTCATTGATGGAAGCTTACCCTTTGAGCGTTCAGCATGAGCAGACAACCTTGCAAATTCTCCGAGCTAAGCTGGGCCCAGATGACCTCCGTACTCAG GATGCTGCTGCATGGCTTGAGTACTTTGAGTCAAAGGCCTTTGAACAACAAGAAGCTGCACGGAATGGAACTAGAAAGCCTGATGCATCCATAGCTAGTAAAGGCCACTTAAG TGTGTCAGATTTGCTTGACTACATTAATCCAAGTCATGATGCCAAAGGGAAAGATTCTGTGGGAATAAAGAGGAAAACCTATATTATGAAG ATGAAGGCTAAATCTGACCAAAACTTAAGTTTTGTGAGTTCTGAGGAATCCCAGAAAGATGCTTCAGATGAGAAACTGATTCCTGAACCTGAAGGGGACACAAATATGAATGGTGAAACCACCTATCCACCAGTTAAGATCACAGAGCCTGTGTATGAAGAAACTACTGAGAAGAACCTAGTTGAGTTCATACAGCCTGTTGAGGAAGAAGTTGCTGTAGAAAAGCCAATAGTTGCCAGTGATGTTTTAACTGAAGTACATGCTGAAGGAGATGATGGATGGCAACCAGTTCAAAGACCAAGATCAGCTGGCTCATATGGACGGCGAATAAGGCAGCGGCGGGCAACTGTTAGCAAGGTCTATGGTTATCAGAAAAAAGATGTGCTTTCTGAATCAGATTATGCTAGACTGAAAAGTAACTACCAAAATACCAAGTATTACTTGATAAAGAAACGAACAGTGTCTCCAGGAATTTATGCAGATTACCACACAGCAAAGAGTACCTCCCCGAGTACCAAATTTGGACGAAGAGTAGTCAAAGCTGTAACATATAGAGTTAAATCTGTACCTTCATCTACTAAAGACACTGTGATAGAGGCTCACCGAAATGGAGGTAAGGTATCCAAATCTCTGTCAGAAACTATTTCAGTTGCTGCACCAAAGGAAGTTGGACAAATATCGCAGAAGAGTTCAATAGTTAGCTTAGGAAAATCACCTTCATACAAGGAAGTAGCACTGGCTCCACCAGGTACTATTCCTATGTTGCAGGTTAGGGAGTCCCAGAATGATAATCCTGATAACAAAGAGCTTGGTGTTGAACATGGATTCGATGAGAATGAAGCAAAAGGAAATGTTGACATTAAAGCAGAGGCTGAAAATgtaaaagaagataaatttgTGTTAAATTCCAAAAGTGACTCATCTGATGGGGTTGAAGAAATTGTTGGCAAGACGGAAGAAACTAAATCAAATCATGTGACGTGGGATGAACATCCTGAGATTGAGGCTGCAATTGTGGAAGAATCTCCAAGTGCAGAGATGGTTAACTCTAGCTGTGTGGAACTTGATCAAGTGGTACAAAGTAGCATTCAAACTGATGATATGCCAAATTTAATTGATGCTTCCAATATTGAGCTCTGCGAGAATGATCCATCCAGCAGCTCCAAACCTGAAGATACTTCAGTTTCCACCTTGCAAGTAGGTGAGACCTTAAAGGAAAGATCTTTAATATCTTGTTCGGATGACACCAGGGAATTCCCTATCAAAAAGTTGTCTGCATCAGCAGCTCCATTCAGCCCATCAATAACTGTTGCTCGGGCTGCACCTGTGGCATTGaacatttctctctcttctggTCCTGCAGCTGTTCCAGCTGTTGGCCCTTGGCAGTTGAACATGACTGTTCACCCAGGGCCTCCTACGGTCTTACCCACAGTTAATCCGATGTGCTCTTCTCCTCATCGCCCGTATCCCTCACCTCCACCCACCCCAAATATGATACAAACCATGCCATTTTTATATCCTCCATATACTCAACCTCCATCCACTACCTTCCCTATGACTAGCAGCCCTTTTCATTCCAATCATTTTGCATGGCAACGTAGTATCCCCAATGAATACATGCCTAGGCCCATTTGGCCTGGTTGCCATGGAATGGAGTTCTCTGTCTCTCCAACTGTTGTAGAGCCAATTGCTGATCCAATTCCACAGATAAAGGAACAATTTGACAATTCTGAGAGCCTGAGTTTGGCTCCAAACCTGCCAGTGGACATTGCCAATGGGGATAAAGCTAAGAAAGAATTGAATCTCCCGGCATTAGAGGCAGTGGACAATGGAAATGATGTGGCTAGTGTTAGATCGaataatgagaaagaaaatggcaattcaaattcaaatattgttcTCAGTTCTGGTAATCAACTGGATCAATTTAACACGCTTAATGAATCTGGAAGCAGTTGCAGTAATCAAGCATCAAGTCCCCCTTGGAAAATTGATGGTGAGAAAATGGTCACCATTTTGATCAGGgggagaagaaacaaaaagcaGACCCTGCGAATGCCAATCAGTTTGCTGAAGAGGCCGTATAGTTCACAGCCTTTTAAAGTTGTATGCAGCAGAGTGGTCCGAGAGAGTGAATCACTCAAGTCTGGAAGCTTTTCttcgaataaaaataatacagcTAGTGCCATGTAA
- the LOC127801702 gene encoding cytochrome b561 and DOMON domain-containing protein At3g61750 — protein MEGSGFGVSKMGFGWMLAILVVLWGLNASAQDNEEITDRCNLDLSSFIPNPYNDTSKMDCKQVWDTYVLQYSQSKDHTVNILLSAAYTTGWVGMAFSKDGKMLNSSAMVAWVNTEGQPHVRQYYLQGHEPSEVIPDKGYLPLTNVPPFVALRGATIYIAFQLKFASHVTVQPLLFAFGSRHPTKHHHLHHHDAKTSILFDFSGGHVSSVQSAPDSNSHMRRNHGVLGLLGWGLFLPYGAIAARYFKQHDPLWFYLHVGIQFVGFILGLAAVVVGVSLYSRLHAHFPVHRGIGIFILVLSILQILAFFARPDKDSKIRKYWNLYHHWAGRLALLFGNVNIVLGIQMADAGNGWKAGYGFLLGTVLLASIVLEVLSRRAGKKDISPAFQMNSV, from the exons ATGGAGGGTTCGGGATTTGGGGTTTCAAAGATGGGTTTTGGTTGGATGCTTGCGATTCTGGTTGTTTTATGGGGACTGAATGCTTCCGCTCAAGATAACGAGGAAATTACTGATAGATGCAATCTCGATCTCTCTTCTTTTATCCCTAACCCTTACAATGACACATCCAAGATGGATTGTAAACAGGTTTGGGATACGTATGTTCTACAG TACTCCCAAAGTAAAGATCATACTGTGAACATTCTATTATCTGCTGCATATACCACTGGATGGGTAGGAATGGCGTTTTCGAAAGATGGGAAGATGCTTAATTCCAGTGCCATGGTTGCATGGGTTAATACAGAAGGCCAACCACATGTCAGGCAGTATTATTTGCAGGGACATGAGCCATCAGAAGTTATACCCGACAAGGGTTATTTGCCACTAACTAATGTTCCCCCTTTTGTTGCGCTTCGTGGGGCTACTATATACATTGCTTTTCAGCTGAAATTTGCTTCTCATGTCACCGTCCAACCTCTTCTTTTTGCTTTCGGCAGTAGACATCCGACAAAGCATCACCACCTACATCACCATGATGCCAAAACTAGTATATTGTTCGACTTCTCTGGAG GTCATGTTTCTTCTGTGCAGTCTGCACCCGATAGCAATAGTCACATGAGGAGGAACCATGGCGTATTGGGTTTACTTGGATGGGGTCTGTTTCTTCCTTACGGTGCAATCGCTGCGAGATACTTCAAGCAGCATGATCCCCTATGGTTTTACCTTCATGTAGGCATCCAGTTTGTGGGTTTTATATTGGGGCTTGCTGCCGTTGTAGTTGGAGTTTCTCTCTATAGCAGACTGCATGCCCATTTTCCGGTACACAGAGGCATTGGAATCTTCATTCTTGTGCTTAGCATTCTCCAG ATCTTGGCGTTCTTCGCGCGACCCGATAAGGACAGCAAAATCCGCAAGTATTGGAATTTGTATCACCACTGGGCTGGAAGGCTGGCCCTCTTGTTTGGAAACGTGAATATAGTTTTGGGCATTCAAATGGCTGATGCAGGCAATGGATGGAAGGCAGGTTATGGGTTCCTTCTTGGCACGGTTTTACTTGCAAGTATTGTCTTAGAGGTACTGTCAAGGAGGGCGGGGAAGAAAGATATCTCTCCAGCCTTCCAAATGAACTCAGTTTGA